One genomic region from Zalophus californianus isolate mZalCal1 chromosome 2, mZalCal1.pri.v2, whole genome shotgun sequence encodes:
- the LOC113924584 gene encoding cuticle collagen 7-like isoform X3 → MFSGEPGPARRAGSPGSASPQAEPEAAKTADIRALGAPQASEAPPSPRALGGPPTEVWPRRAGVIPRASPGGYRPTAAHRGPLARSALRPRSGGARPSQEGEPGRPRAHFPRPRRGPVLWQWCVLAGRPAHGARTSVSPRETRSERGPRRRRDPAPGSHPSVCLYESVCSRDRINITW, encoded by the exons ATGTTTTCAGGGGAGCCTGGTCCAGCCAGGCGCGCGGGGTCTCCAGGCAGCGCATCTCCCCAGGCGGAGCCGGAGGCTGCGAAAACTGCAGATATCCGGGCGCTGGGCGCGCCGCAGGCTTCCGAGGCTCCGCCTTCCCCGCGCGCGCTTGGAGGCCCCCCGACGGAGGTCTGGCCCCGCCGCGCCGGAGTGATTCCCCGCGCAAGCCCGGGCGGGTACCGGCCCACCGCGGCCCACCGCGGCCCCCTCGCGCGCTCTGCGCTGCGTCCCCGCTCTGGCGGCGCGCGGCCTTCCCAGGAGGGGGAGCCCGGCCGACCACGGGCCCACTTTCCGAGACCTCGGCGCGGCCCAGTGCTGTGGCAGTGGTGTGTTCTGGCCGGGCGGCCGGCCCACGGTGCCAGGACCAGCGTGTCCCCCAGGGAAACTCGCAGCGAGCGCGGACCCCGGCGACGACGAGACCCTG ctcctggcagccacCCTTCTGTCTGTCTCTACGAATCTGTCTGCTCCAG GGACAGGATCAATATAACGTGGTAA
- the LOC113924584 gene encoding cuticle collagen 7-like isoform X4: MFSGEPGPARRAGSPGSASPQAEPEAAKTADIRALGAPQASEAPPSPRALGGPPTEVWPRRAGVIPRASPGGYRPTAAHRGPLARSALRPRSGGARPSQEGEPGRPRAHFPRPRRGPVLWQWCVLAGRPAHGARTSVSPRETRSERGPRRRRDPAPGSHPSVCLYESVCSRACRLGG; encoded by the exons ATGTTTTCAGGGGAGCCTGGTCCAGCCAGGCGCGCGGGGTCTCCAGGCAGCGCATCTCCCCAGGCGGAGCCGGAGGCTGCGAAAACTGCAGATATCCGGGCGCTGGGCGCGCCGCAGGCTTCCGAGGCTCCGCCTTCCCCGCGCGCGCTTGGAGGCCCCCCGACGGAGGTCTGGCCCCGCCGCGCCGGAGTGATTCCCCGCGCAAGCCCGGGCGGGTACCGGCCCACCGCGGCCCACCGCGGCCCCCTCGCGCGCTCTGCGCTGCGTCCCCGCTCTGGCGGCGCGCGGCCTTCCCAGGAGGGGGAGCCCGGCCGACCACGGGCCCACTTTCCGAGACCTCGGCGCGGCCCAGTGCTGTGGCAGTGGTGTGTTCTGGCCGGGCGGCCGGCCCACGGTGCCAGGACCAGCGTGTCCCCCAGGGAAACTCGCAGCGAGCGCGGACCCCGGCGACGACGAGACCCTG ctcctggcagccacCCTTCTGTCTGTCTCTACGAATCTGTCTGCTCCAG GGCATGTAG GCTAGGAGGATGA